One window of the Cryptococcus neoformans var. grubii H99 chromosome 12, complete sequence genome contains the following:
- a CDS encoding taurine catabolism dioxygenase TauD, translating into MASTLTQTIDSLTQKVGTLGVRGSTQPIPRNFSLDKWQSFEVTPFIGQEFSSDIQLSQIVNAPNADELTKDLAVLISQRGVVFFRAQDINVDDQKTLGKRLGELSGKPGDSTLHIHPTTELSSSKGDQISVITSERQSRNIGDPSRLASQLWHSDITFEPVPSDYAILKVHTLPPSGGDTIWASAYEAYSRLSPDFAKFLEGKEAFHEATFFSKAAEQYGIELRTGKRGSPLNEGPSLSAIHPVIRVNPVTGWKGLFVNQGFTRRILGVTKDESDFILDYLFKVTQNNHDLQVRFKWGVNYPTGIADVAIWDNRSTSHSVSPLFFFPSSFPFFLWRCANPHSFLLYRPRSTMKNSSGSATASFRSVRNLTLTFWLLRGVRHWALLCLLKGYLVKCTGPRLPSRPSRTYCSEF; encoded by the exons ATGGCTTCTACCCTCACCCAGACCATCGACAGCTTGACACAAAAGGTCGGCACTCTAGGCGTCCGGGGCAGTACCCAACCTATCCCTCGAAACTTCTCGCTTGACAAGTGGCAATCATTTGAAGTTACGCCCTTTATCGGTCAGGAGTTCAGCAGCGACATTCAGCTCTCTCAGATTGTTAATGCCCCCAACGCCGATGAGTTGACCAAGGACCTGGCCGTGCTTA TCTCCCAGCGAGgcgtcgtcttcttccgtgCTCAGGACATCAATGTTGACGACCAAAAGACCCTTGGCAAGAGGCTTGGTGAGCTCTCTGGCAAGCCTGGGGATTCCACCCTGCATATCCACCCCACTACAGAGCTTAGCTCGTCCAAAGGTGACCAAATCTCAGT TATCACGAGTGAGCGACAAAGCCGAAACATTGGTGATCCTTCTCGTCTCGCCAGCCAGCTTTGGCACTCTGATATCACGTTCGAGCCTGTTCCTAGTGACTACGCCATCCTCAAG GTCCACACTTTACCTCCCTCTGGAGGCGACACAATCTGGGCCTCTGCCTACGAAGCCTACTCTCGTCTTTCTCCTGATTTCGCAAAGTTCCTCGAAGGCAAGGAGGCCTTCCATGAAGCTACATTCTTCAGCAAAGCTGCTGAGCAGTATGGTATCGAACTTCGGACGGGCAAGCGAGGTTCACCTCTTAACGAAGgtccttctttgtctgCTATCCACCCTGTCATTCGTGTTA ATCCTGTGACTGGCTGGAAAGGACTTTTTGTCAACCAAGGTTTTACAAGACGTATCTTGGGCGTTACCAAGGACGAATCTGATTTCATCCTGGATTATCTCTTT AAAGTAACCCAGAACAACCACGACCTCCAAGTTCGGTTCAAATGGGGTGTCAACTATCCGACAGGTATTGCTGATGTCGCTATCTGGGATAATCGCTCAACTTCGCACAGCGTGAGTcctttgttcttttttccttcctccttccccttcttcctctggcgCTGCGCCAATCCCCACTCATTTCTCCTTTATAGGCCACGTTCGACTATGAAAAACAGCTCCGGGTCGGCGACCGCGTCGTTTCGATCGGTGAGAAACCTTACTTTGACCTTTTGGCTACTACGAGGCGTGAGACATTGGGCCTTGCTTTGCCTACTGAAGGGGTACTTGGTGAAGTGTACAGGGCCCAGGTTACCAAGTAGACCCAGCCGAACATATTGCTCAGAGTTTTGA
- a CDS encoding ser/Thr protein phosphatase, with amino-acid sequence MSNFAVLAALLGVVRFTTAEQITLGPTAYTAPGAFPTSFFSEYYNDPTQTASQVQPKISDRVLNKTYPLELTDPDTISTNDTADPLYYPPTRLHGSAATSLYQNVTDQIKIIVIGDTPSNCSKCIDALTAASSLAKRAPELVPDLLVSLCNHYDFASEAGCNVYTANAQGPYYAQVLAYADVSGYDGQYLCQNFITKSECARPPLPTFNASDFWTKPKPTNAKPPVPKGTDRIKVLHMSDFHIDPRYTTGSEGNCTSGLCCRRGNPVESLNSNYTVSVPAPRFGYFLCDTPWALGAAAVEAIPVLTGTDEDDAFNMTIFTGDMVSHDPYYELSRDYVEYTETALYDLWKQTLNPTSPLYAAIGNHDSYQQAFDAPSSLTGKLRKQSSWNYEHLAGLLESEGWIDGETAKKVKTHYGAYTIQHATNLKIITINTDLWYRANIFAYINSTHPDNFGFLKFLAEELGYDGTNPLPGPTDIFYQIIDRYSHVIAGLFWGHTHEDQHMIYYANNGTKMSAETAQNVGWIGPSITPLTDLNSGFRLYEVDAETWDILDAHTWYSNVSTYSSLDGQLEVGPSYVYEYNTRQAYGDNISWPDNAPLNATW; translated from the exons ATGTCAAACTTCGCAGTCTTGGCTGCTCTTCTGGGCGTTGTTAGGTTTACCACGGCCGAACAGATCACACTGGGTCCGACGGCATACACAGCTCCAG GTGCCTTCCCAACAAGCTTCTTTTCGGAGTATTACAATGACCCTACCCAGACAGCGTCCCAAGTGCAGCCCAAGATTTCGGACAGAGTTCTT AACAAAACCTATCCGCTCGAGCTTACAGATCCCGACACTATTTCTACGAACGACACTGCAGATCCTTTGTACTATCCACCTACCAGACTGCATGGTTCCGCCGCCACTAGCTTATACCAGAATGTAACCGATCAAATCAAAATCATTGTCATTGGAGACACTCCATCAAACTGTTCCAAGTGTATCGATGCTCTCACTGCTGCCAGCTCTCTTGCCAAAAGGGCCCCAGAG CTCGTCCCGGACCTTTTAGTGTCGCTCTGTAACCACTACGACTTCGCCTCCGAGGCAGGATGTAATGTGTATACCGCAAATGCTCAAGGCCCATATTACGCTCAAGTTCTTGCGTACGCCGACGTATCTGGTTACGATGGTCAGTATTTGTGTCAAAACTTCATCACGAAAAGCGAATGCGCAAGGCCCCCACT TCCAACCTTTAACGCCAGCGATTTCTGGACCAAGCCAAAACCTACCAACGCGAAGCCCCCTGTTCCCAAAGGGACGGATCGAATCAAGGTTTTA CATATGTCGGACTTCCATATTGATCCTCGATATACTACGGGATCTGA AGGTAACTGCACTTCCGGCCTTTGCTGCCGTCGCGGCAACCCGGTAGAATCCCTCAACTCCAATTATACTGTCTCCGTTCCTGCTCCTCGGTTCGGTTACTTCCTATGCGATACACCTTGGGCTCTCGGTGCAGCTGCAGTGGAAGCGATCCCGGTGCTGACAGGaacagatgaagatgatgcaTTCAATATGACAATCTTCACGGGAGATATGGTGTCTCATGACCCTTATTACGAGTTGAGTAGGGATTACGTCGAGTATACGGAGACAG CTCTGTACGACCTTTGGAAACAGACTCTCAACCCCACCTCTCCTCTGTACGCCGCTATCGGTAACCACGACTCCTATCAGCAAGCATTCGAcgcaccttcttcccttaCAGGAAAACTTAGAAAGCAATCGAGTTGGAACTATGAGCATCTTGCAGGATTGTTGGAGAGCGAGGGATGGATTGATGGAGAAACTGCTAAAAAGGTTAAGAC CCATTATGGTGCTTACACCATTCAACATGCGACAAACCTCAAGATCATTACCATCAATACCGATCTCTGGTACCGCGCCAATATATTTGCTTACATCAACTCTACTCATCCTGATAACTTTGGCTTCCTCAAATTTTTAGCCGAGGAACT TGGGTATGATGGTACAAACCCTCTGCCCGGGCCTACCGACATTTTCTATCAAATCATTGACAGGTATTCACATGTGATCGCTGGTCTCTTCTGGGGGCACACACATGAAGATCAACATATGATTTACTACGCGAACAATGGGACGAAGATGTCTGCTGAGACGGCGCAGAATGTCGGATGGATCGGACCTTCCATCACCCCTCTAACAGATC TCAATTCCGGCTTCCGACTATATGAAGTGGATGCCGAGACCTGGGACATCCTTGATGCCCATAC CTGGTATTCAAACGTCTCAACATACTCCTCTCTCGATGGTCAGCTGGAAGTCGGACCTTCTTATGTTTACGAATACAACACGCGTCAAGCCTACGGCGACAATATATCCTGGCCTGACAATGCCCCTCTCAACGCTACCTGGTGA
- a CDS encoding taurine catabolism dioxygenase TauD, variant produces MASTLTQTIDSLTQKVGTLGVRGSTQPIPRNFSLDKWQSFEVTPFIGQEFSSDIQLSQIVNAPNADELTKDLAVLISQRGVVFFRAQDINVDDQKTLGKRLGELSGKPGDSTLHIHPTTELSSSKGDQISVITSERQSRNIGDPSRLASQLWHSDITFEPVPSDYAILKVHTLPPSGGDTIWASAYEAYSRLSPDFAKFLEGKEAFHEATFFSKAAEQYGIELRTGKRGSPLNEGPSLSAIHPVIRVNPVTGWKGLFVNQGFTRRILGVTKDESDFILDYLFKVTQNNHDLQVRFKWGVNYPTGIADVAIWDNRSTSHSATFDYEKQLRVGDRVVSIGEKPYFDLLATTRRETLGLALPTEGVLGEVYRAQVTK; encoded by the exons ATGGCTTCTACCCTCACCCAGACCATCGACAGCTTGACACAAAAGGTCGGCACTCTAGGCGTCCGGGGCAGTACCCAACCTATCCCTCGAAACTTCTCGCTTGACAAGTGGCAATCATTTGAAGTTACGCCCTTTATCGGTCAGGAGTTCAGCAGCGACATTCAGCTCTCTCAGATTGTTAATGCCCCCAACGCCGATGAGTTGACCAAGGACCTGGCCGTGCTTA TCTCCCAGCGAGgcgtcgtcttcttccgtgCTCAGGACATCAATGTTGACGACCAAAAGACCCTTGGCAAGAGGCTTGGTGAGCTCTCTGGCAAGCCTGGGGATTCCACCCTGCATATCCACCCCACTACAGAGCTTAGCTCGTCCAAAGGTGACCAAATCTCAGT TATCACGAGTGAGCGACAAAGCCGAAACATTGGTGATCCTTCTCGTCTCGCCAGCCAGCTTTGGCACTCTGATATCACGTTCGAGCCTGTTCCTAGTGACTACGCCATCCTCAAG GTCCACACTTTACCTCCCTCTGGAGGCGACACAATCTGGGCCTCTGCCTACGAAGCCTACTCTCGTCTTTCTCCTGATTTCGCAAAGTTCCTCGAAGGCAAGGAGGCCTTCCATGAAGCTACATTCTTCAGCAAAGCTGCTGAGCAGTATGGTATCGAACTTCGGACGGGCAAGCGAGGTTCACCTCTTAACGAAGgtccttctttgtctgCTATCCACCCTGTCATTCGTGTTA ATCCTGTGACTGGCTGGAAAGGACTTTTTGTCAACCAAGGTTTTACAAGACGTATCTTGGGCGTTACCAAGGACGAATCTGATTTCATCCTGGATTATCTCTTT AAAGTAACCCAGAACAACCACGACCTCCAAGTTCGGTTCAAATGGGGTGTCAACTATCCGACAGGTATTGCTGATGTCGCTATCTGGGATAATCGCTCAACTTCGCACAGC GCCACGTTCGACTATGAAAAACAGCTCCGGGTCGGCGACCGCGTCGTTTCGATCGGTGAGAAACCTTACTTTGACCTTTTGGCTACTACGAGGCGTGAGACATTGGGCCTTGCTTTGCCTACTGAAGGGGTACTTGGTGAAGTGTACAGGGCCCAGGTTACCAAGTAG
- a CDS encoding protein TIF31, with translation MSESAQAAAQNGQAEEQQLQQQLDEQQQLEEQQQLPPVTIRIPSPTCVRTVPRPKDSTEPLDRITLYPQPQETIQDIKLLINDWVGAYWLGPYSLQLPFVKGEDGRGKIYSKKKDFSEVRAGEKLNEWLEVQDAFEHLKEGEERVLEAVREPYGELSARQSIIRLLELIAPSGTTANTTSNPLGLQAGSTIFEQVRDGVVSANAETTYEEVEVSLPSGRKGKGGKKELIKVKRAVSGDKAHAFAGWKEWAPASFGSLAVASDPVEVAPSLKSIQISHFNPPPPHLRQKGHELYLQVSLLEGEVVTLVCSTRGWYVSKSNVNNFDPSPRPSADGSIPAPTHSLIDLLHSISPLFSERVSKLPPISLEGALADPISTVAIPQATPAYPFLASAPKPDISPEILRTQLAFLHTGAYGPDLVDAARDWNEEIQGIRELPRGTMQERVFREKMLQKVWAEFDQAAARAVQAVSKGDIPPINPAEDPKAHMYLQSNIFITQGDSDALDTYAHLGGDAAMRISHGKDAAGVKLLNKIDADGLYLLGHTIVDWQGRRWICQSILPGIFSNRRAVDEEKAQAEAEAEAETANAAEGEQKKEDWVDVEKPTEKSGSETESDNPMMVYGLDSERPTSIHWDAATHSLLSTIATPLRLAAHSIKDGEGKEHEFYASAEVKGLKGQDGRRYLLDAQRLSPVDVEWLEKDIIGPLVGPKKDVESTEEGVEYPHRLVMLRPELIEQFWESELKRWARGVAEKAQAKKAEADAEAAAAADAEGEKKKEGEKSEIPQEEQSPAASAAAAHRAEEDRPVDASLIGDIKQFNLSFNPDAFVEQPVPEAEGQEGKPEIKVAITDESDPSVKAVRDAGLFLRQIAIPAVVLDVLTGNTSGVMDGESLSKHLHQRGVNIRYLGYLASTIIQFSTSKDGAAKEPSGHLAALQSIVLQEMVFRAAKHILRELLYPLQPETATDAISHFLNCLLGSSLNPAPVASYTPIGININEPEPAYVKLTPEDLRAQVIKEVKSRFRWTLDESFLENGLRKKQLLRELATRVGFQLTQREYVFSKDQEEEEKREEDVKSKEKKKGSKGGAKVQAVKRTTTFEGEDILTLVPVIKSTAPSVSVAEEILEAGRNTINRGKIEFGLDFMLEAIQLYESIHSVIHPEVASVYNSYAQAIHQIARLKIQQIAAQENPDPEQPLGVDISGALRFQRQAVAIAERTLGVYHHETAGYYFQLAMLENLEGNAQQSLRYFRHLLTLWDVIYGPGHPEISTILSNAGIVLQSMNDLPLSLSLQKQAHKSTLASFGPNHIQTGQSLHQLVQGHFLAGDMASALETAKQALEIFKARLGEEHNQTKEEAKNVELLTAVIENQERQKEREEAVKKEATERLKMARERIGGGAASASRPTGIRRLGGSGAGTLPQGVRVVDPQTLAALAAAAGQGGNPSANAAAATAGQGEQANGESTGTPQIGERGTESLEELVRYIQGSAPGAGGSAKRGKNALRGKRRTGAKR, from the exons ATGTCAGAATCAGCCCAGGCTGCTGCCCAGAACGGCCAGGCTGAGGAGCAACAGCTTCAGCAGCAACTCGACGAGCAACAGCAGCTCGAAGAGCAGCAACAGC TTCCTCCTGTCACGATCCGTATCCCTTCTCCTACCTGCGTCAGAACGGTCCCCAGGCCCAAGGATTCGACAGAGCCTCTTGACAGGATCACTCTTTACCCTCAACCCCAAGAGACCATCCAGGACATCAAGCTTCTCATCAACGACTGGGTTGGCGCCTACTGGCTTGGTCCTTACTCTCTTCAGTTACCTTTTGTTAAGGGCGAAGATGGTCGCGGCAAGATATacagcaagaagaaggatttcAGTGAGGTCAGGGCTGGCGAGAAGCTGAATGAGTGGTTGGAGGTGCAAGATGCTTTTGAGCATTTgaaggagggtgaagagaggGTTCTTGAGGCCGTTAGGG AACCCTACGGAGAGCTCAGTGCCCGCCAGTCTATTATTCGACTTCTCGAGCTCATCGCCCCTTCCGGCACTACCGCCAACACCACATCCAACCCTCTCGGTCTTCAGGCTGGTTCGACCATCTTTGAGCAGGTCCGTGACGGCGTGGTCTCTGCCAACGCTGAGACAACCTACGAAGAAGTCGAGGTTTCTTTGCCCTCTGGTCGTAAAGGCAAGGGTGGAAAAAAGGAACTAATCAAGGTCAAGCGAGCTGTTTCCGGCGATAAGGCTCACGCTTTTGCCGGCTGGAAGGAATGGGCTCCTGCCTCCTTCGGCTCCCTCGCAGTCGCTTCCGATCCTGTTGAGGTTGCTCCCAGTCTCAAGTCTATCCAGATTTCCCATTTcaaccctcctcctccccatctccGTCAAAAGGGTCACGAGCTTTATCTCCAAGTATCTTTGCTTGAAGGCGAGGTTGTGACTCTTGTCTGCTCTACTCGAGGATGGTACGTCTCAAAATCCAATGTCAACAACTTTGACCCCTCCCCTCGTCCTTCGGCCGACGGTTCCATCCCTGCTCCTACTCATTCTTTGATCGACCTTCTCCACTCCATCTcacccctcttctccgagCGCGTCTCCAAGCTCCCTCCCATCTCTCTCGAAGGTGCCTTGGCCGACCCCATCTCTACTGTCGCCATCCCTCAAGCTACCCCCGCTTACCCTTTCCTCGCTTCCGCTCCCAAGCCCGATATTTCCCCTGAAATCTTGCGCACTCAGCTTGCCTTCCTTCACACTGGCGCCTACGGCCCCGACCTCGTCGATGCTGCCCGTGACTGGAACGAGGAAATTCAAGGTATCCGTGAGCTCCCCCGCGGAACCATGCAGGAGCGTGTTTTCAGGGAAAAGATGCTTCAAAAAGTGTGGGCTGAGTTTGACCAGGCTGCGGCGCGAGCGGTACAGGCTGTTTCCAAGGGCGATATCCCCCCTATCAACCCCGCCGAAGACCCCAAGGCGCACATGTATCTCCAGtccaacatcttcatcactcaAGGCGACTCTGATGCCCTTGACACTTATGCGCACTTGGGCGGTGACGCCGCCATGCGAATTTCTCACGGAAAGGATGCTGCTGGTGTCAAGCTATTGAACAAGATTGATGCTGACGGTCTTTACCTTTTGGGTCACACCATTGTTGAttggcaaggaagaagatggatcTGTCAGAGTATCTTGCCGGGTATTTTCTCCAACAGACGAGCTgtggacgaggagaaggccCAGGCTGAGGCCGAGGCCGAAGCTGAAACGGCCAACGCTGCTGAGGGTGAacagaaaaaggaagactGGGTAGATGTCGAAAAACCCACCGAAAAGTCCGGTTCCGAAACCGAGAGCGACAACCCCATGATGGTCTACGGTCTGGACTCTGAACGACCAACTTCTATCCATTGGGACGCCGCTActcactctcttctctccaccatcGCTACCCCACTCCGTCTCGCCGCTCACTCAATCAAAGACggtgaaggcaaggaaCACGAGTTTTACGCTTCTGCTGAGGTCAAGGGTCTGAAGGGTCAGGACGGTCGACGATACCTTCTCGATGCTCAGAGATTGTCGCCTGTTGATGTCGAATGGCTCGAAAAGGACATCATTGGCCCGCTCGTCGGCCCCAAGAAGGACGTTGAGTCTACCGAGGAGGGCGTAGAGTACCCTCACAGGCTTGTCATGCTGAGGCCCGAGTTGATTGAGCAGTTTTGGGAGAGTGAATTGAAGAGGTGGGCTAGGGGTGTCGCTGAGAAAGCTCaggccaagaaggctgaAGCTGATGCTGAGGCCGCCGCTGCCGCTGATGCCGAGggcgagaaaaagaaggaaggggagaaaaGTGAGATCCCGCAAGAGGAACAGTCCCCCGCTGCTAGTGCCGCCGCCGCTCACCGTGCTGAAGAGGACCGACCCGTCGACGCTAGCCTCATTGGCGACATTAAGCAATTCAACTTGAGCTTCAACCCTGATGCTTTTGTCGAGCAGCCCGTGCCTGAGGCCGAGGGCCAAGAAGGCAAGCCTGAAATCAAAGTCGCGATCACCGATGAGTCTGACCCCTCTGTTAAGGCCGTTCGCGACGCTGGTCTTTTCCTTCGACAGATTGCTATCCCTGCTGTCGTTCTTGACGTTCTTACCGGTAACACGTCTGGTGTCATGGACGGTGAGAGCTTGTCTAAGCATTTGCACCAGCGAGGTGTGAACATTAGGTATTTGGGTTACTTGGCCTCCACCATTATTCAGTTCTCTACCAGTAAGGACGGTGCTGCCAAGGAGCCTTCTGGTCATTTGGCTGCTTTGCAG TCTATCGTCCTCCAAGAAATGGTTTTCCGAGCGGCCAAGCACATCCTCCGTGAACTTTTGTACCCTCTCCAGCCCGAAACCGCTACGGATGCCATCTCTCATTTCCTCAACTGTCTTCTCGGCTCATCTCTCAACCCTGCCCCCGTGGCTTCTTACACCCCTATCGGTATCAACATCAACGAACCTGAGCCCGCATACGTTAAGCTCACTCCTGAGGATTTGAGGGCGCAAGTTATCAAGGAGGTCAAGTCCCGATTCAGATGGACCTTGGATGAGAGCTTCCTCGAGAACGGTttaaggaagaagcagttGCTTAGGGAGTTGGCTACCCGAGTTGGATTCCAGCTCACCCAAAGGGAATATGTCTTCAGCAAGGAccaagaggaggaggagaagagggaggaagatgtgaagagcaaggagaagaagaagggatcaAAGGGTGGCGCCAAGGTTCAGGCGGTCAAAAGGACAACAACCTTCGAGGGTGAGGACATTTTGACTTTGGTTCCTGTCATCAAGTCCACTGCTCCTTCC GTTTCTGTCGCAGAGGAAATTCTTGAAGCTGGCCGAAACACCATCAACCGTGGCAAGATCGAATTTGGTCTCGACTTTATGTTGGAGGCTATCCAGCTCTACGAGTCTATTCACTCTGTAATTCACCCTGAAGTCGCGTCCGTATACAACTCTTATGCCCAGGCTATCCATCAAATTGCCCGACTCAAGATCCAGCAGATTGCGGCGCAAGAGAACCCTGATCCCGAACAACCTCTTGGTGTCGACATCAGCGGCGCGCTTAGGTTCCAAAGGCAAGCTGTGGCTATCGCCGAGAGGACTCTGGGTGTCTACCACCACGAGACTGCCGGTTACTACTTCCAGCTCGCCATGTTGGAGAACTTGGAAGGTAACGCTCAGCAATCTTTGAGATATTTCAGGCACCTTTTGACCCTCTGGGATGTGATCTATGGTCCCGGTCATCCCGAGATTAGCACTATCCTC AGCAACGCCGGTATCGTCCTTCAATCCATGAATgaccttcctctttcacttTCCTTGCAAAAGCAAGCGCACAAGTCAACTCTCGCCTCCTTCGGCCCTAATCATATCCAGACTGGCCAGTCCCTCCATCAACTTGTCCAAGGTCACTTCCTTGCCGGCGACATGGCTTCTGCCCTTGAAACCGCTAAGCAAGCTCTCGAGATCTTCAAGGCCCGTCTTGGTGAGGAACACAACCAGACCAAGGAGGAAGCAAAGAACGTCGAGCTTTTGACCGCTGTGATCGAGAACCAAGAAAGGcaaaaggagagggaagaagccgtgaagaaggaggccACTGAGAGATTAAAAATGGCTAGGGAGAGGATTGGCGGTGGCGCTGCCTCTGCTAGCCGACCCACTGGCATTCGTCGATTGGGCGGATCTGGTGCTGGCACTCTTCCTCAGGGTGTCCGAGTCGTCGACCCTCAGACTCTTGCTGCTCTtgccgccgctgctggCCAGGGTGGCAACCCCTCCGCCAacgctgctgctgctacTGCCGGCCAGGGCGAGCAAGCCAACGGCGAATCCACGGGGACACCCCAGATAGGAGAGCGAGGAACAGAGAGTttggaagagttggtgAGGTACATCCAGGGCTCGGCTCCCGGCGCTGGTGGAAGTGCgaagaggggaaagaaTGCTCTTAGGGGTAAGAGGAGGACTGGCGCCAAGCGTTAA